The genomic region CCAAAATGTGCTGGATGAAATGGTGCTGGTGGATATCAACCAGGACAGGCTGATTGGCGAGGTGATGGATCTAGAGCAGGGGATGTCGTTTGTGGAGCCGACGCTGATTAAGGCGGGTACCATGGCTGACGCCGCCGGAGCCGACGTGGTGGTAATCACCGCTGGGGCAGCCCAAAAAGACGGCGAAACTCGCCTGAATCTGGTGCAAAAAAACGTCGAAATTCTTAAAAAACTGATTCCCGATATTGTGACCCACTGCCCTGAGGCCATTTTGCTGGTGGTGTCTAACCCTGTAGATGTGCTCACCTACGCTGCCTGGAAGCTGTCGGGCCTGCCTAAGGCTCGGGTATTGGGTTCGGGAACCGTGCTGGATACAGGGCGGTTTCGGTACCTGCTAGCCCGTCGTCTGGGCATTGACCCGCGCAGCCTGCACGCCTACATCATTGGCGAACACGGCGACAGCGAGGTGCCCTTCTGGAGCCACGCCAACGTCTGTGGTACCCCCCTCTACTACGAGGGTATGGCGGCGGGCGATCGCCAGGCCATGGACGAGATCTTTCAGCAGACCAAAAACGCCGCCTACGAGATCATCCGCCGCAAGGGATACACCAACTACGCCGTTGGTCTGGCGGTGACGCAAATTGTGCAGTCGATTATGCGCGACCAAAACCGGGTGCTGACGGTGAGCTGCGTAGTTGACGAGATTTTTGGCGTTCAAGACCTGTGCTTGAGTGTGCCTGCGGTGGTAGGGCGTACGGGGGTGAGCCGCCGACTGAATATATTGCTCAGTCCCCAGGAGGAGCAGCTGCTTCAGCAGTCGGCTCAGACCCTGCGCGGGGTGATCGATCAAATTGAGTTCTAGCAGATTGAGTTCTAGCAGATTGAGTTCTAGCAGATTGAGTTCTAGCCCGCTAATCGCCGCTGGCGGCGGGCCACAGCAGCTTGACGGCCAGCAGGGCAAACCCCAGGGCGGCGACGGCTTTGACCAACCGCTCGGGCAAAATTTGAGCGGTGCCTTCCCCAGCAATCACCCCCAGCAGGCTGGCCAGCAGCAGAGCGGCGGCGGTGCCCAAAAATACGGCGCGGGGAGACTTGGAGCTGCCCCCGAGGGCGATCGCGGCCAGCTGGCTCTTATCCCCCAGCTCTGAGATAAACACGGCGGTGAAGCTGAGGGCAAGGAGGTTCCAGTCCATGGGGATGGGAGTAGGGGAGTATGGAGTGAGGGAGGGGATGGGTAGGGGGTAGGGAGGAGGGGAGAGATGTGCCTATGGGGTGCTCTGGGTGGGGGCGGGCTAGAGGTGGACGATGTCCCAGAGGAGACAGACGGTGATGCCAAGGAGCATGGTGCCAGCGGCGGTGTCGAGGGTGGCGGGGGAAACGCGGCGAGCTAGCCATTGCCCCAACAGTACGCCAATCAGGCTAGTGCTGACTAGGGCGGTGCCAGCGCCTAAAAAAACAATCCAGGGTGCCTGAGACTGGGCGCTCATGAGCAGTGTCGTCACCTGGGTTTTGTCACCGAGCTCGGCCAAAAAAATAGTGATGAACGTAGAGCCAAAAACTCGCCAAAAAGCTGCCCGACTCAGGGTATCAGAGGTTTTGGCCTCAGCGGTGGCAGGGGAGGGAGGAAGAGGACTAGAGATAGACACAATGGCGTAAAAGGCAGGTTAGCTGAGCGTTCAACAGAGCCAGGCACAGAGCAACGCCTAGACCGTTGAATACTGCCGGAGATTTCATAATGCTTTCATTATCTGCAAGAGTCAACCAAACCGCAACCCATCGCCCCCTCGCTTTCCCCGCCGCCCCTATCTTCTTGACCTCCCCCACCCCATCACTCCCTCACTCCCTACTCCCCCACCCCATCACTCCCCCACCCCCACCGCCCCGTTAAAGCGCGCCATCTCGGGGCTATCTTCGCCATAGATATCGGCAATGTGCTCCTGGCAGCAGTCGATGGCAAAGTCGTCGAGTTCGTCGGCCTCAACGCCAAACATGGTCTCGAAGGTGCTGAAGGTGACCCGGCAAAAGCTGGGGCGATCGGGGTAGATGGTGCAGAGGCGATCGCCCCCGCTGTAGTGGATGCACCAGCCGTCTTCGCCCACCATGCTCAGGTACAGCGCCAGCTGGTCAGCGTCTAGGTACGACTCCAGATCGGGGCGCTCGTCAGGGGCTAAGAAACAGCAGGCCCCGCAGGACTTTACACATTGCCAGGTGGCCATTGGTCTCCTTTGGCCGCTGCGGGCCTTGCGTTTGAGCGGCAGCGGGCGCTGCCTTAGAATTTTGTTAAGTTATCTAAAATAGGGGCGGCGTTAGCAGGTAAAATAGGCCCGATAAGCAAGCTTTACACTAAGCCCAGCGCGGGGTCTGTAGCTCTCTATAGGCGAAACCCCACTGCTGGGATTGTAATGAAGTTTATATCAGTCCAGTCGCCTTGTGTTGGGAGGTTTCATGAGCTTTCTAAGTGGTTTTTTGAGCAGCATTAATTTTGAGCTGATTGCCCAGTTGACCATGCTTGCCATGATTGTCATCGCTGGCCCAGCGATTGTGTTTCTGCTGTTTCTGCGCGGCGGCGACCTTTAGCGTCGTCGCCCCTGGGGCACATCCTCGGGCTAAAATCCTGAAATTCAAGACATCGCAGCGCTTGGGGTGCCTCTCGGCTAACCCAGGCGCTGTTTTAGTATGAATTCTGCGATCGCCAGATCCATCGGTGTCGTCACCTTGAGGTTGGTCTCTTCGCCGGGCACTACCTGCACCGGCAGGTCGCACTTTTCAAACAGGGCGGCATCGTCGGTGACGCTCCAGCCCAGCTCAAGGCCCTGCCGATGGCACTGCTTGAGCTGAGCCACATCAAAGCCCTGGGGGGTTTGGGCAGCCCACAGCCGCTGGCGATCGGGGGTGGTCTCAACCCGCTGGTCGGCATCGACCATTTTGATAGTGTCTTTGACCGGTACCGCCGCAATCAGTCCGGGGCAGGCGTCTAGGGCGGCGGCGCAGCGATCGAACAGGTCGGGGGTGACCAGGCAGCGTGCCCCATCGTGGATCAGGACGCGGGTAGCTTCGGGCGGCAGGGCTTGCAGGCCCTTAAAGACCGATTCTTGCCGGGTGGTGCCGCCGTCGATGAAGGTCACTGGCTCAGACAAATTCAGCCCCTGAGCGATCGCCTCCAGGGCAGGGCGATCGCCCGCCTGGCAAACCACCCCTATCCAAACCACAGCTTCGGCCTGGGCGGCGGCTTTGATTGTCCAGGCGATGATCGGCTGGCCGAGCAGCTCAAGGAGCACTTTATTGCGATCGCGCCCCATGCGGCGACCGCTGCCAGCGGCGGGAATGAGCACATGAACAGGAAACATAGACACAGGACAAAACCGTAACAGGCCAGTAAATTGGGGAATTTCTCTCCCCTTTGGGGAAAGTTAATTCATTTTGTAGGCCAGATATCCCCTAAACCTTAGCCAGGTTCCACTACAATACTTGCGAACAGGCATGGACGTAATATATGCGGGTACTGGCTCTTGTTCCAGGAGAAACGGAGACTCAGCTGAGCTTCTTTCCGATCATCAATCTGATCAAGGATAGCTTCGACAACGCTGAGGTATCGGTAGTTGCGCCCCCTAGCGCTACGGCTATCTATCAGCTCTCAAAGGGGGTCACCGAGGTGGTGCCCTACAACTTTGAGTCCAGCAACAGCCCCGCCGACTGGGCCAACCTGCTGGGGATTGTGCGCGATCGCGAGTTCGACGCCGCCCTCACCCTGACCGATTCCTGGTCAATAGCCCTGCTGCTGTGGCTCAGCGGGGTGCCCACCCGCCTGGGCTACAGCGGGGCGGCCAACGACCTGCTGCTCACCGCCACTACCCCCCGCGCCGCCGAGGCCGACCACCACGGCGCTCTGCTCAAGCTCATCAACATCACCGGCCCACTGCCCGCCCTCTCGGTGAATGTGCCGCGCAAAGATCTAACCGCCGTAGACAACCTGCGTCAGGGCAGCGGGCTCACGAATGGCTACGTGCTGGTGTACCCGGGGGCCACCTCTGGCGGCACCCCGTACCCCACCGAAAGCTGGATCGCCATTCTCAAAGACTTTCAGCAGCGCCAGCCCGAGCTGCCTCTGGCGCTGCTGCAAACCGACGAGGGGGCCGAGCAACCCGCCGCGATCGCCAGTGCCATACCCAACCTTAAGATTTTGCGACCTGAGACCCCAGGACAGACGGCAGCCCTGATTGCCGCCGCTAACCTGTTGGTAGCGGTAGAGGGGTATCCCCTGGCGCTGGCGATCGCCCTCAACGTCTATACCCTGGGACTGTTTTCCGGCAGTAGCCCAGCCCAGGCGATCGCGGCGGGGGGCGATCGCCTGGTGGCGCTGACCGCCTCCACCGGTACCCTGGCCGACATTTCTCCCGACCAAGTGCTCAAGAAGATCTGGAGCGAGGGTGCCTAGGGGCGACCTGCCTCGCTGTCCTTTAGCCACCCCATAGATTCTGCACCTACTATGTCAGCCGAGGGGCGTCATGCCCTCCACTGTGTTCAGCCATTTAAGAGCTAATTTCCTATGGATAAGATTAAAGAACAGGCCAGTATCGTGAGTCAGCTGCTGTTTTCCGCCGATACTGGTGACATTTACAAAAAGACTCTGACCCGCACCTGGGAGATCCTGCGTGAAGTCGGCCTA from Nodosilinea sp. PGN35 harbors:
- a CDS encoding L-lactate dehydrogenase; the encoded protein is MKGVIVGAGQVGLACAYAMMIQNVLDEMVLVDINQDRLIGEVMDLEQGMSFVEPTLIKAGTMADAAGADVVVITAGAAQKDGETRLNLVQKNVEILKKLIPDIVTHCPEAILLVVSNPVDVLTYAAWKLSGLPKARVLGSGTVLDTGRFRYLLARRLGIDPRSLHAYIIGEHGDSEVPFWSHANVCGTPLYYEGMAAGDRQAMDEIFQQTKNAAYEIIRRKGYTNYAVGLAVTQIVQSIMRDQNRVLTVSCVVDEIFGVQDLCLSVPAVVGRTGVSRRLNILLSPQEEQLLQQSAQTLRGVIDQIEF
- a CDS encoding TMEM165/GDT1 family protein codes for the protein MDWNLLALSFTAVFISELGDKSQLAAIALGGSSKSPRAVFLGTAAALLLASLLGVIAGEGTAQILPERLVKAVAALGFALLAVKLLWPAASGD
- a CDS encoding TMEM165/GDT1 family protein, producing the protein MSISSPLPPSPATAEAKTSDTLSRAAFWRVFGSTFITIFLAELGDKTQVTTLLMSAQSQAPWIVFLGAGTALVSTSLIGVLLGQWLARRVSPATLDTAAGTMLLGITVCLLWDIVHL
- a CDS encoding YkgJ family cysteine cluster protein; the protein is MATWQCVKSCGACCFLAPDERPDLESYLDADQLALYLSMVGEDGWCIHYSGGDRLCTIYPDRPSFCRVTFSTFETMFGVEADELDDFAIDCCQEHIADIYGEDSPEMARFNGAVGVGE
- the psb30 gene encoding photosystem II reaction center protein Ycf12/Psb30, encoding MSFLSGFLSSINFELIAQLTMLAMIVIAGPAIVFLLFLRGGDL
- the ispD gene encoding 2-C-methyl-D-erythritol 4-phosphate cytidylyltransferase, whose amino-acid sequence is MFPVHVLIPAAGSGRRMGRDRNKVLLELLGQPIIAWTIKAAAQAEAVVWIGVVCQAGDRPALEAIAQGLNLSEPVTFIDGGTTRQESVFKGLQALPPEATRVLIHDGARCLVTPDLFDRCAAALDACPGLIAAVPVKDTIKMVDADQRVETTPDRQRLWAAQTPQGFDVAQLKQCHRQGLELGWSVTDDAALFEKCDLPVQVVPGEETNLKVTTPMDLAIAEFILKQRLG
- a CDS encoding glycosyltransferase family 9 protein yields the protein MRVLALVPGETETQLSFFPIINLIKDSFDNAEVSVVAPPSATAIYQLSKGVTEVVPYNFESSNSPADWANLLGIVRDREFDAALTLTDSWSIALLLWLSGVPTRLGYSGAANDLLLTATTPRAAEADHHGALLKLINITGPLPALSVNVPRKDLTAVDNLRQGSGLTNGYVLVYPGATSGGTPYPTESWIAILKDFQQRQPELPLALLQTDEGAEQPAAIASAIPNLKILRPETPGQTAALIAAANLLVAVEGYPLALAIALNVYTLGLFSGSSPAQAIAAGGDRLVALTASTGTLADISPDQVLKKIWSEGA